A genomic region of Limnohabitans curvus contains the following coding sequences:
- the tcuB gene encoding tricarballylate utilization 4Fe-4S protein TcuB: MQTLDALTRDARALANGEVVLSAPETEVARQLQICNACRYCEGFCAMFPAMTRRLEFGKADIHYLANLCHNCGACLHACQYAPPHEFAVNVPQAMAQVRGQTYADYAWPSALGALYKRNGLTLSLALAAGLSLFLLLALQMNGTLWASKLPGNFYDVFPHNLLVSLFAPVFLFAALALSLGVRRFWRDITPATSGAAVTPPAASEATQDVLRLKYLDGGHGEGCHNEDDAFTLSRRRAHHLTFYGFMLCFAATSLGTVYHYAFGWIAPYDLPSMPKLLGAIGGVSLLLGTAGLSKLHRQRHPMHGDAAQKPMDLGFIALLFFTSLSGLALWLGRGSAALPALLAIHLGVVMALFATLPYGKFAHGIFRTAALLRHAVEKRQPNQLGLGSE, translated from the coding sequence ATGCAAACGCTTGATGCCCTCACACGCGACGCACGTGCTTTGGCCAATGGCGAAGTTGTACTGTCTGCGCCTGAAACCGAAGTGGCGCGACAGCTGCAAATTTGCAATGCCTGCCGCTACTGCGAAGGCTTTTGCGCCATGTTCCCCGCGATGACGCGTCGCTTGGAATTTGGCAAAGCCGACATCCATTACCTCGCCAACCTCTGCCACAACTGCGGCGCCTGTTTGCATGCCTGCCAATACGCACCGCCGCACGAGTTTGCGGTCAATGTGCCGCAAGCCATGGCGCAGGTGCGCGGCCAAACGTATGCCGACTACGCATGGCCTTCTGCCTTAGGCGCGCTCTACAAGCGCAATGGCCTCACTTTGTCATTAGCTTTGGCCGCTGGCTTGTCGCTGTTTTTGCTGCTCGCCCTGCAAATGAATGGCACCTTGTGGGCCAGCAAGCTGCCGGGCAACTTCTACGACGTGTTTCCGCACAATTTGTTGGTCAGCTTGTTCGCGCCCGTGTTCTTGTTTGCCGCATTGGCATTGAGCTTAGGCGTGCGACGTTTTTGGCGTGACATCACCCCCGCCACCAGCGGTGCTGCGGTGACCCCACCTGCAGCCAGTGAAGCCACGCAAGACGTGTTGCGACTGAAATACCTAGATGGCGGACACGGCGAAGGCTGTCACAACGAAGACGATGCGTTCACGCTGTCGCGCCGTCGCGCACACCACCTCACTTTTTACGGGTTCATGCTTTGCTTTGCCGCCACCAGCTTAGGCACGGTGTATCACTATGCCTTCGGCTGGATCGCCCCTTATGACCTCCCCAGCATGCCCAAACTACTGGGCGCGATCGGTGGCGTGAGTTTGTTGTTGGGCACGGCAGGCCTGTCCAAGCTCCACCGGCAACGCCACCCCATGCACGGCGATGCGGCGCAAAAACCGATGGACTTGGGCTTCATCGCCTTGCTGTTTTTCACCAGTCTGAGCGGCCTGGCCTTGTGGTTGGGCCGCGGTAGCGCCGCCTTACCTGCGCTGTTGGCCATTCATTTGGGTGTGGTGATGGCCTTGTTTGCCACCCTGCCCTACGGCAAGTTTGCGCACGGTATTTTTAGAACGGCGGCATTGCTACGCCATGCCGTTGAAAAACGACAACCCAACCAACTCGGCTTGGGCAGCGAATAA
- a CDS encoding Bug family tripartite tricarboxylate transporter substrate binding protein — translation MKKRNFLRNCMLLAFGASVLTAHAQEFPPKKTITMLVGFAAGGAADTAARIIARKLGDNIGASVVIDNRGGAGGNIAHQFAANGPTDGSTILFGSVGPLTIAPHMMKLPYDPVKDLSPITMGVNFPNVLVVHAGTGIKTFAEYIAYAKKNPSKLDYASTGPGSASHLAGELLDDMAGIDTVHVPYKGGAPALQDLLGGRVAAYFSTYSTSQAYIDNGKLIPLASTGAQRLKQLPKIPTVAESGYPGFSATNWYAFVASSKVPAPILDRWNTELVKVLKSPDVVEQLNSHGLTPQPGTRDELAKYIAKESATWGRVIRERKITGE, via the coding sequence ATGAAAAAACGTAACTTCCTTCGCAACTGCATGTTGCTCGCATTCGGCGCATCGGTTTTGACCGCCCACGCCCAAGAGTTTCCACCCAAGAAAACCATCACCATGTTGGTCGGCTTTGCAGCCGGCGGTGCAGCGGATACAGCGGCGCGCATCATCGCCAGAAAATTGGGAGACAACATCGGCGCGTCGGTGGTCATTGACAACCGGGGCGGTGCAGGCGGCAACATTGCTCACCAATTTGCTGCCAATGGCCCGACCGACGGCAGCACGATTTTGTTTGGTTCGGTCGGCCCGCTCACCATCGCACCGCACATGATGAAGCTGCCCTACGACCCCGTCAAAGACCTCTCGCCCATCACCATGGGTGTGAACTTTCCTAACGTGTTGGTGGTGCACGCAGGCACAGGCATCAAGACCTTTGCAGAGTACATCGCCTACGCGAAGAAGAATCCAAGCAAACTCGACTATGCGTCGACAGGGCCTGGCTCAGCCTCTCACCTCGCTGGTGAGTTGCTAGACGACATGGCAGGGATAGACACCGTGCACGTACCCTACAAAGGCGGCGCACCTGCCTTGCAGGATTTGTTAGGTGGTCGTGTTGCCGCTTACTTCTCGACCTACTCCACGTCGCAAGCCTACATCGACAACGGTAAGCTCATTCCTTTGGCCAGCACCGGAGCGCAACGCCTGAAACAACTCCCAAAAATTCCGACCGTGGCTGAGTCTGGCTACCCAGGTTTTAGCGCAACCAACTGGTATGCCTTTGTCGCCTCATCCAAAGTGCCTGCGCCCATCTTGGACCGTTGGAACACAGAGCTAGTCAAAGTATTGAAGTCACCCGATGTGGTGGAGCAACTCAACAGCCACGGCCTCACCCCACAGCCAGGTACGCGCGATGAATTGGCCAAGTACATCGCCAAAGAATCGGCCACATGGGGACGTGTGATTCGTGAACGAAAAATCACAGGCGAATAA
- the modA gene encoding molybdate ABC transporter substrate-binding protein, translating to MTLTHHITRRLLLVGVGLFLAAAQIAQAAEIRVITSGAFTEAYKQLVPEFEKQTGHKVISAFGASVGNAPDAIPTRFSRGEKFDLIILSDGGLEAMIKKGNVIQGSRVDLVRSQIGAAVRKGTPKPDISTVAALKQTLLNAKSIAYSASASGTYLSTELFPKLGVAEQLKDTAKKIMSERVGAVVARGDAELGFQQVSELIYFKELDFIGTLPESVQQTIFFSAGLVEGSTEQDTAKQLIKFFQSPEVAETIRQTGLDPVAAR from the coding sequence ATGACATTGACACACCACATCACCCGCCGCCTGCTACTGGTTGGCGTTGGGTTATTTTTAGCTGCCGCGCAGATTGCCCAAGCTGCCGAGATTCGCGTCATCACCTCAGGCGCATTCACCGAAGCCTACAAACAACTCGTGCCTGAGTTTGAAAAACAAACCGGCCACAAAGTCATCAGCGCGTTTGGTGCATCCGTAGGCAATGCCCCTGACGCCATTCCCACCCGCTTCTCGCGCGGTGAAAAGTTTGACTTGATTATTTTGTCGGACGGCGGCTTAGAGGCGATGATAAAAAAAGGCAATGTCATCCAAGGCAGTCGCGTGGATTTGGTGCGATCGCAAATTGGCGCTGCAGTTCGCAAAGGCACCCCCAAGCCCGACATCAGCACGGTAGCGGCTTTGAAACAAACCTTGCTCAACGCCAAGTCCATTGCTTACTCGGCCAGTGCCAGTGGCACCTATTTGTCGACTGAGCTGTTCCCTAAACTCGGCGTGGCGGAGCAACTCAAAGACACCGCCAAGAAAATCATGAGCGAACGCGTGGGCGCTGTCGTGGCACGCGGCGATGCCGAGCTGGGCTTTCAGCAAGTGAGCGAGTTGATTTATTTCAAAGAGCTCGATTTCATTGGCACCTTGCCCGAGTCTGTGCAGCAAACCATCTTTTTCTCAGCAGGCTTGGTCGAAGGCTCCACCGAGCAAGACACAGCCAAGCAACTGATTAAATTTTTCCAATCTCCCGAAGTCGCAGAGACGATTCGTCAAACCGGTTTAGACCCCGTCGCCGCCCGATAA
- a CDS encoding CoA transferase produces MTAAHHPSSSAAPLKGVRVLTLALNLPGPAAVMRLQAMGAKCTKLEPLAPSGMSTADPMGIYKPAAYEVMHQGLKVLQADLKSERGQAALHKQLVQTDVLITSFRPSALVKLGLAWKELHKRYPALCVVSIVGAPGERAEEPGHDLTYQADSGLVNGLEMPASLYADMGGSLFATEAVLQALLLRQRPGKAQGKGVFHEVALCDASSYLALPRAWGLTLPSGDVGGAHAGYKVYPCKNGRVALAALEPHFAVRLCEAAGLPKQAATHMHKRSTHEAIAQFLALQTRAQLEKLANSKDIPLHTLPR; encoded by the coding sequence ATGACTGCTGCACATCACCCCTCCTCCTCTGCCGCGCCCCTCAAAGGGGTGCGCGTTCTCACCCTCGCTTTGAACCTACCAGGCCCAGCCGCTGTGATGCGGCTGCAGGCCATGGGCGCCAAGTGCACCAAGCTCGAACCACTCGCGCCTAGCGGCATGAGCACGGCAGACCCCATGGGCATCTACAAGCCTGCCGCTTACGAGGTGATGCACCAAGGCTTGAAGGTGTTGCAAGCCGACTTGAAGTCTGAACGTGGCCAAGCAGCACTGCACAAACAATTGGTACAAACCGATGTGCTCATCACCTCCTTCCGCCCTTCGGCCTTGGTCAAGCTGGGCTTGGCTTGGAAAGAGTTGCACAAGCGCTACCCTGCTTTGTGCGTGGTGAGCATCGTGGGTGCCCCAGGTGAACGCGCGGAAGAACCTGGACACGATTTGACCTACCAAGCCGACAGTGGCTTGGTCAATGGCCTTGAAATGCCTGCCAGCTTGTATGCCGATATGGGCGGCTCCTTGTTTGCCACCGAAGCGGTATTGCAAGCGCTGCTGTTACGTCAACGGCCAGGCAAAGCGCAAGGCAAAGGTGTGTTTCATGAAGTTGCGTTGTGCGATGCATCCTCATACCTCGCCTTGCCGCGCGCATGGGGCCTCACGCTGCCCAGCGGCGATGTAGGCGGCGCACACGCGGGTTATAAGGTCTACCCTTGCAAAAACGGGCGCGTGGCCTTGGCGGCCCTAGAGCCGCACTTTGCGGTGCGTTTGTGTGAGGCCGCAGGCTTGCCCAAACAAGCCGCGACACACATGCACAAGCGCAGCACGCATGAAGCAATTGCACAGTTCTTGGCACTGCAAACACGCGCACAACTCGAGAAGCTGGCCAACAGCAAAGACATTCCGCTGCACACGTTGCCGCGCTAA
- a CDS encoding enoyl-CoA hydratase/isomerase family protein, with protein MSTYTPDVHAERVGHLGLITLNRPKALNALSLAMVRELNHVLQQWQDDAQVRAVVVRGSNKEGPFGAFCAGGDIRYFHQAAMSGDVTLEDFFTEEYSLNHLIQNYPKPYIALMDGIVMGGGMGISQGAALRVVTERTKMAMPETHIGLFPDVGGGYFLGRCSGPTCPEHMGEYLALTGHVLRGGESLHVGLADVCMDSSTLPALWDGLCQQDWASGEAVVAWWRAQSKTATEQALAQTPAWQNAPIANVFGLATVAEMEQALQGTDEWSVQTLKALHHQSPLMLCVTLEQIRRGRHMTLAEDLRMERDLVRHCFQTDHLSRRGLSSETVEGIRALAVDKDHAPKWQPAHIADVTPAMVQPFFESPWPASAHPLRHLS; from the coding sequence ATGTCCACTTACACCCCCGATGTGCACGCCGAGCGTGTGGGCCATTTAGGCCTGATCACCCTCAATCGCCCCAAGGCTTTGAATGCGCTCTCGCTGGCCATGGTGCGCGAGCTCAACCACGTGTTGCAACAGTGGCAAGACGATGCGCAGGTGAGGGCGGTGGTGGTGCGCGGCAGCAACAAAGAAGGTCCCTTCGGTGCGTTCTGCGCCGGCGGTGACATTCGTTACTTTCACCAAGCGGCGATGAGCGGTGATGTGACGTTGGAAGATTTCTTCACCGAGGAGTACAGCCTCAACCATTTGATTCAAAACTACCCCAAACCCTACATCGCGTTGATGGATGGCATCGTCATGGGCGGCGGCATGGGCATCAGCCAAGGCGCTGCGCTGCGCGTGGTCACCGAGCGAACCAAAATGGCCATGCCTGAGACGCACATTGGTTTGTTTCCTGATGTAGGTGGCGGTTATTTCTTAGGCCGTTGCAGTGGTCCTACATGCCCAGAGCACATGGGTGAATATTTGGCGCTTACCGGTCATGTGCTGCGTGGCGGCGAATCGCTGCATGTGGGCTTGGCCGATGTGTGTATGGATTCATCCACATTGCCCGCGTTATGGGACGGTTTGTGCCAGCAAGATTGGGCAAGTGGCGAAGCTGTGGTGGCTTGGTGGCGTGCACAAAGCAAGACTGCGACAGAGCAAGCTTTGGCTCAAACGCCTGCGTGGCAAAACGCACCCATCGCCAATGTGTTTGGCTTAGCCACAGTCGCTGAGATGGAACAAGCCTTGCAAGGTACAGATGAATGGTCGGTGCAAACCTTGAAGGCCTTGCACCATCAATCGCCGCTGATGCTGTGTGTCACGCTCGAGCAAATTCGCCGTGGCCGCCACATGACACTGGCTGAAGACCTGCGCATGGAGCGCGATTTGGTGCGTCATTGTTTTCAGACAGACCACCTGTCACGCCGAGGTTTGAGCAGCGAAACGGTGGAGGGGATTCGCGCTTTGGCAGTGGACAAAGACCACGCACCCAAATGGCAGCCTGCTCACATTGCCGATGTGACGCCCGCGATGGTGCAGCCGTTTTTTGAAAGCCCTTGGCCTGCATCAGCGCATCCATTGCGCCATTTGAGCTAA
- the typA gene encoding translational GTPase TypA yields the protein MSKQIRNIAIIAHVDHGKTTMVDQLLRQSGTFADHEKVVDTVMDNNAIERERGITILAKNCAVSWEGTHINIVDTPGHADFGGEVERALSMVDGVVLLIDAQEGPMPQTRFVTKKALALGLKPIVVVNKVDKPGANPDKVVNAAFDLFDKLGATDEQLDFPVVYASGINGWTSLEEGAPGEQWGPDMSALFNTVLKHVPPQQGDPAAPLQLQISALDFSTFVGRIGVGRISQGTVKPMMDVMVMEGPDGTAVKGRVNQVLKFQGLDRVQATEAGPGDIVLINGIADLNIGVTVTDPVNPAPLPMLKIDEPTLTMNFCVNTSPLAGREGKYVTSRQLWDRLQKELQHNVALRVKETDEEGVFDVAGRGELHLTILLENMRREGYELAVSKPRVVFRDIDGVRHEPIELVTADIEETHQGGVMQALGERKGELVNMEPDGRGRVRLEYRIPARGLIGFTNEFLNLTRGSGLISNIFDSYEPHKGDIGGRKNGVLISMDDGEIFTYALGKLDDRGRMFVKANDPVYEGMIVGIHSRDNDLVVNATRTKQLTNFRVSGKEDAIKITPPIDLTLEYGVEFIEDDELVEITPKSVRLRKRFLKEHERKRNK from the coding sequence GGCACCTTCGCCGACCACGAAAAAGTGGTGGACACCGTGATGGACAACAACGCCATCGAACGCGAGCGCGGCATCACGATTCTTGCAAAGAACTGTGCCGTGAGCTGGGAAGGTACCCACATCAACATCGTTGACACCCCCGGTCACGCGGACTTCGGTGGCGAAGTGGAACGTGCGTTGTCGATGGTTGACGGCGTTGTGTTGTTGATCGACGCGCAAGAAGGCCCCATGCCTCAAACTCGTTTCGTGACCAAGAAAGCTTTGGCTTTGGGCTTGAAGCCCATCGTCGTGGTGAACAAAGTGGACAAGCCCGGTGCGAATCCAGACAAAGTGGTGAACGCCGCTTTTGACTTGTTCGACAAACTCGGCGCGACCGACGAACAACTCGACTTCCCTGTGGTGTATGCCTCAGGTATCAACGGCTGGACGTCTCTCGAAGAAGGTGCACCTGGCGAGCAGTGGGGCCCAGACATGTCGGCCTTGTTCAACACCGTGTTGAAGCACGTGCCACCCCAACAAGGTGACCCTGCTGCACCGTTGCAATTGCAAATTTCTGCGCTCGACTTCTCCACCTTCGTGGGTCGTATCGGCGTCGGCCGTATCAGCCAAGGTACTGTCAAGCCCATGATGGACGTGATGGTCATGGAAGGCCCAGATGGCACCGCCGTCAAAGGCCGCGTCAACCAAGTGTTGAAGTTCCAAGGTCTGGACCGTGTGCAAGCCACTGAAGCTGGCCCTGGCGACATCGTGTTGATCAACGGTATTGCTGACTTGAACATTGGCGTGACTGTGACAGACCCTGTCAATCCAGCACCGTTGCCAATGCTCAAGATTGACGAGCCAACCCTGACCATGAACTTCTGCGTGAACACCAGCCCCTTGGCCGGTCGTGAAGGCAAGTACGTGACCAGCCGTCAGTTGTGGGACCGTTTGCAAAAAGAACTGCAACACAACGTGGCTCTGCGCGTCAAAGAAACCGACGAAGAGGGCGTGTTTGACGTCGCCGGTCGCGGTGAATTGCACTTGACCATTTTGTTGGAAAACATGCGCCGTGAAGGCTACGAATTGGCTGTGTCTAAGCCACGCGTGGTGTTCCGTGACATCGACGGTGTGCGCCACGAACCTATCGAATTGGTGACGGCTGACATCGAAGAAACCCATCAAGGCGGCGTCATGCAAGCTTTGGGCGAGCGCAAAGGCGAACTCGTCAACATGGAACCCGATGGCCGCGGCCGCGTGCGTTTGGAATACCGTATTCCAGCCCGTGGTCTGATTGGTTTCACCAACGAATTCTTGAACTTGACCCGTGGTTCAGGTTTGATCTCCAACATCTTCGACAGCTACGAGCCACACAAAGGTGACATCGGCGGCCGTAAGAACGGTGTGTTGATCTCTATGGATGACGGTGAAATCTTCACTTACGCCTTGGGCAAGTTGGATGACCGTGGCCGTATGTTCGTCAAGGCGAACGACCCTGTTTACGAAGGCATGATTGTGGGTATCCACAGCCGTGACAACGACTTGGTGGTGAACGCCACGCGTACCAAACAGCTGACCAACTTCCGTGTGTCTGGCAAAGAAGACGCGATCAAGATCACGCCCCCGATTGACCTCACCCTCGAATACGGCGTGGAATTCATTGAAGACGACGAGTTGGTGGAAATCACACCGAAGAGCGTGCGTCTGCGTAAGCGCTTCTTGAAAGAGCACGAGCGCAAGCGCAACAAGTAA